In one window of Opitutus sp. GAS368 DNA:
- a CDS encoding helix-turn-helix domain-containing protein, protein MPKPRASAQNARRSPCPVACSLDLFGDRWSLLVIRDLALGRQRFKEFMASPEGIPTNILSERLERLQNHGIVELTGAADGSKHPAYQLTAKGRALGPVLKSIRDWGLNWEKGTQALLAPSK, encoded by the coding sequence ATGCCCAAGCCGCGAGCTTCCGCCCAAAATGCGCGCCGTTCACCGTGCCCGGTGGCGTGCAGCCTCGATCTTTTCGGCGACCGGTGGTCGTTGCTGGTGATCCGTGACCTTGCGCTCGGCCGGCAGCGCTTCAAGGAATTCATGGCCTCGCCGGAGGGCATCCCCACGAACATCCTCAGCGAACGCCTGGAGCGCCTTCAAAATCACGGGATTGTGGAACTGACCGGAGCGGCGGACGGCTCAAAGCACCCGGCGTATCAACTGACGGCCAAGGGCCGCGCCTTGGGCCCGGTGCTCAAATCGATTCGCGATTGGGGTCTGAATTGGGAAAAGGGCACACAGGCGCTGTTGGCACCCTCCAAGTAA
- a CDS encoding ABC transporter ATP-binding protein: protein MTNNEQTAVVFENVSKTYRMGEIQVPALKGVNLAIRERRFSMVLGPSGSGKTTLLNLIGCLDQATAGVVTVCGQNISELSDGAISKFRAQHIGFIFQNFNLIPVLSAYENIEYPLVLLGVAALERKARTGQILESVGLSHVAEHRPNQLSGGQKQRVAIARALVKGPSLVLADEPTANLDSKTGAAIIELMHNVQEQYGATFVFSTHDPQLISHAQDSFVIRDGELIEHRVSEGHPQPVEAK from the coding sequence ATGACAAACAATGAACAGACTGCAGTGGTCTTCGAAAACGTTTCCAAGACCTACCGAATGGGTGAGATCCAGGTCCCGGCCCTGAAGGGCGTAAACTTGGCGATCCGCGAGAGGCGTTTCTCGATGGTGCTTGGGCCCTCGGGCAGCGGAAAGACGACGCTCCTGAACCTCATCGGTTGCCTGGACCAGGCGACCGCGGGCGTCGTCACCGTCTGCGGGCAGAATATCAGCGAGCTCTCGGACGGCGCGATCTCCAAGTTCCGCGCGCAGCACATCGGTTTCATCTTTCAAAACTTCAATTTGATCCCGGTTTTATCCGCCTACGAGAACATCGAATACCCGCTGGTCCTGCTTGGGGTCGCCGCTTTGGAGCGAAAAGCGCGCACCGGGCAGATCCTGGAATCCGTCGGCCTGAGCCACGTTGCCGAGCACCGCCCAAATCAGCTCAGCGGCGGCCAAAAACAGCGCGTAGCGATCGCCCGCGCGCTGGTGAAGGGTCCCAGTCTCGTTCTCGCGGACGAGCCCACCGCCAACCTGGATTCGAAAACCGGCGCGGCGATCATCGAGCTTATGCACAATGTCCAAGAGCAGTATGGGGCGACCTTTGTCTTCTCCACCCATGACCCGCAGTTGATCTCACATGCCCAGGACTCGTTTGTGATTCGCGACGGCGAATTGATCGAGCACCGGGTGAGCGAAGGCCATCCTCAACCAGTGGAGGCGAAATGA
- a CDS encoding mannose-1-phosphate guanylyltransferase codes for MSERFVVIMAGGRGERFWPQSREATPKHLLPIVGDKPMLAQTVDRVAGIVPPANIFVITTQAQLAGCRAACTGLPAANIVAEPMGRDTAAATGLAMLLVKQRNPAAAFAMLPADHVIHDTAEYAKLLNVAFESAECADVLVTLGIKPATPETGFGYIQQAGPWKKVGGRDVMAVKRFVEKPNLETARGYLASGEYFWNAGMFVWRVPVVEAAFKAHAAELYAGLAQLEAAAKTAGGWTRALSEIYPTLKKISVDYALMEKSTNVVVVPATFDWDDVGAWPAIAKHFTPDAAGNVLRGLAMVEGGANNIVVSTDGHLTGVVGVSDLVVVHTAEATLVCPKDKAQEIKALLERLKSDPAKKKFL; via the coding sequence ATGTCCGAACGTTTTGTCGTGATCATGGCCGGCGGCCGCGGAGAGCGGTTCTGGCCCCAAAGCCGCGAAGCCACCCCCAAGCACCTGCTGCCCATCGTCGGCGACAAGCCGATGCTGGCCCAGACCGTGGACCGGGTCGCCGGCATCGTGCCGCCCGCGAACATCTTCGTCATCACCACGCAGGCCCAGCTGGCGGGCTGTCGCGCCGCCTGCACCGGCCTGCCCGCGGCCAATATCGTCGCCGAGCCCATGGGCCGCGACACCGCCGCCGCGACCGGCCTGGCGATGCTGCTGGTCAAGCAGCGCAACCCCGCGGCGGCGTTCGCCATGCTGCCGGCGGACCATGTCATCCACGACACCGCCGAATACGCGAAGCTGCTCAACGTCGCGTTTGAGTCCGCCGAGTGCGCCGACGTGCTCGTGACTCTCGGCATCAAGCCGGCCACGCCCGAGACTGGTTTCGGCTACATCCAGCAGGCAGGCCCGTGGAAAAAAGTCGGCGGCCGCGACGTGATGGCCGTAAAGCGCTTCGTGGAGAAGCCGAATCTGGAGACGGCCAGGGGTTACCTCGCCTCGGGCGAATACTTCTGGAATGCCGGTATGTTCGTCTGGCGCGTGCCGGTCGTTGAGGCGGCCTTCAAGGCGCATGCGGCGGAACTCTACGCCGGGCTGGCGCAGCTCGAGGCCGCGGCCAAGACGGCCGGGGGCTGGACCAGGGCGCTGTCGGAAATCTATCCGACGCTGAAGAAAATCTCCGTGGACTATGCGCTGATGGAGAAGTCGACCAACGTGGTCGTGGTGCCGGCGACGTTTGATTGGGATGACGTCGGCGCGTGGCCGGCGATCGCCAAGCATTTCACGCCGGACGCCGCCGGCAACGTCCTGCGCGGACTGGCGATGGTCGAGGGCGGCGCCAACAACATCGTCGTCTCGACCGACGGCCACCTGACCGGCGTGGTGGGTGTCAGCGACCTCGTCGTGGTGCACACCGCCGAGGCCACGCTCGTGTGCCCCAAGGACAAGGCGCAGGAGATCAAGGCGCTGCTCGAGCGCCTGAAGTCGGATCCGGCGAAGAAGAAGTTCCTCTGA
- a CDS encoding outer membrane lipoprotein-sorting protein, translating into MKTRSILGAVMCSLLFRGIAFAQPEPTAQEIITRADEVRNPKEPFQVTIQLAEYINGTARNDVTLTLFSKRAGAAERFRNLVRYAEPARDRGKSVLMDGTVMWFYDPASKTSVRISPEQRLVGQASQGDVMTVNLARDYSARLIGSAEGEAIPDADKVVRNCWHLELSPKDSDAIYAKAEYWVEKDSFHPVKGRFYSDSGRLLKITYYHRYEKHLGAERPAETIIIDAVNSKLVTTMGFQGYRGMEIPDSWYQREYLPRLKLE; encoded by the coding sequence ATGAAAACGAGATCCATTCTTGGCGCCGTGATGTGCTCCCTCTTGTTCCGGGGAATTGCCTTCGCGCAACCCGAACCCACCGCGCAGGAGATCATCACTCGGGCCGATGAGGTAAGAAACCCGAAGGAGCCGTTCCAGGTGACGATTCAACTTGCCGAATACATCAACGGGACCGCCCGGAACGATGTCACTCTGACGCTCTTCTCAAAGCGGGCCGGAGCCGCGGAACGGTTTCGCAACCTCGTGCGTTATGCTGAGCCCGCGCGGGACCGAGGAAAGAGTGTCCTGATGGACGGCACGGTCATGTGGTTCTACGACCCGGCCTCGAAGACGAGCGTCCGCATTTCGCCCGAGCAGCGACTCGTGGGTCAGGCCTCCCAGGGCGATGTCATGACCGTGAACCTGGCAAGGGATTACTCGGCCAGGTTGATCGGGTCGGCGGAGGGCGAGGCCATCCCGGACGCCGACAAAGTCGTGCGGAACTGCTGGCATCTCGAGCTATCCCCGAAAGACAGCGACGCGATCTATGCCAAGGCTGAGTATTGGGTCGAAAAGGATTCGTTTCACCCGGTCAAGGGGAGGTTTTATTCCGACAGCGGACGGCTGCTGAAGATCACCTACTACCATCGCTACGAGAAGCATCTGGGAGCAGAACGGCCGGCGGAAACGATCATCATCGATGCCGTAAATTCCAAGCTCGTTACGACAATGGGTTTTCAGGGTTATCGCGGAATGGAGATTCCGGACAGTTGGTATCAACGCGAATACCTGCCGCGGCTGAAATTGGAGTGA
- a CDS encoding GxxExxY protein, producing MTTKLIHADETHALLGACFEVYKEKGCGFLEAVFQECLEFEFTDRGIPFKAQAPLQIHYKGRPLRQSYQPDFLCFDKVILEIKAVSKLADEHRAQVHNYLRATGCRVGLLVNFGHFPLVEHERIVL from the coding sequence ATGACTACGAAATTGATCCATGCTGATGAGACGCATGCCCTGCTCGGAGCATGCTTTGAGGTATACAAAGAGAAAGGATGCGGCTTTCTGGAGGCAGTCTTCCAGGAATGTTTGGAGTTCGAATTCACGGATCGCGGAATCCCGTTCAAGGCTCAGGCACCATTGCAGATACATTACAAGGGACGCCCACTGAGGCAGAGTTATCAGCCTGATTTCCTGTGCTTCGATAAGGTGATTCTTGAGATCAAGGCGGTATCAAAGTTGGCGGATGAACACCGGGCCCAGGTTCACAATTACCTCAGGGCGACAGGCTGCCGGGTCGGGTTGCTGGTGAATTTTGGCCATTTCCCGTTGGTTGAACACGAACGGATTGTGCTCTGA
- a CDS encoding S8 family serine peptidase has protein sequence MKLSKLSLALVCAFWCAGLCLSLTASAATLGPSLGAKTSALLPTDSVGTVIVAFNNVDGGLTTTHLDALRAAGLTTGQTLPTLGMVAVNATVAQVNALAGNPAVRSIWANDPLNYYMHEARVLTGVDQLQSDPALTLANGGTPVFGSGDFSVVINDSGIDATHADLMFGDHVVQNVQIVADQATSSALGLAPSLYGFTPLVFVENVPNTDTHIGHGTHCAGIVGGSGVRSGGLYRGVAPGARLIGCGSGAVEFILAALGGFEWSLANQPRYHIRVISNSWGGTGAFDPADPINIATKTAHDRNITVVFAAGNNGPAPDTMNPYAKAPWVIGVAAGTKEGGLASFSSRGVPKDQRLANSDPNDDFNAPTVTAPGTGREFATDAGKFTAAIVSTRSSSNVVANGLTSDTEIPPAYLPFYTQISGTSMATPHIAGVVALMLNANPLLTPDQVKQILVDTATAMPGYAEWEVGAGYVNAWAAVDNAFNLSKPYASLARTSYNAQVTTTKAPTETFTIAYSPTATPGPDSSNARHFTISSGTDLLEVAIQYGNTDLTLFGNILILRLYSPDGHTYSNAGSVLFVTDTPRRYVRVVSPPPGDWVVEVRGARGLAAVPQATSPVALALPDQVNTFIDRTTFNLPPVSDIAGTPYESEIIHALKHRYLDTFGDNTFRPWWTVTRADFADAMTINTPLRQAVNGATFPDATGSLQPLAAAITAQGATLRHFDYRVDGLLAPVNGSFLPNNTITRLELAVALVRALGQDAQARALAGTAVTATDANGNSFVVADLADIPADQRGYAQIALNKGFLTAVFLNPGTVQFRPSDTLSRGELAAALNSFRDSFSLE, from the coding sequence ATGAAACTCTCAAAATTATCCTTGGCACTCGTCTGCGCTTTCTGGTGCGCCGGCCTGTGCCTGTCCCTCACCGCCTCCGCCGCCACCCTGGGGCCTTCCTTGGGGGCCAAAACCTCTGCCCTGCTGCCCACCGACTCCGTTGGCACCGTCATCGTTGCCTTCAACAATGTTGATGGCGGTCTCACCACCACGCATCTCGATGCCCTGCGCGCCGCCGGCCTCACCACCGGCCAGACCCTTCCCACCCTCGGCATGGTCGCCGTCAACGCCACCGTCGCGCAGGTCAACGCCCTGGCCGGCAACCCCGCGGTCCGCTCGATCTGGGCCAACGACCCGCTGAACTACTACATGCATGAGGCGCGGGTGCTCACCGGCGTGGACCAGCTCCAGTCCGACCCCGCCCTCACCCTCGCCAACGGCGGCACACCGGTCTTCGGCAGCGGAGATTTCTCGGTGGTCATAAACGACAGCGGCATCGACGCCACGCACGCCGACCTGATGTTCGGCGACCATGTCGTCCAGAACGTCCAGATTGTCGCGGACCAGGCCACCTCCTCGGCGCTGGGCCTTGCGCCCTCGCTCTATGGCTTCACGCCGCTGGTTTTCGTCGAGAATGTGCCCAACACCGACACCCACATCGGCCACGGCACGCACTGCGCCGGTATCGTCGGCGGCTCGGGGGTTCGCTCCGGCGGGCTCTACCGCGGCGTCGCCCCGGGGGCCAGGCTCATCGGCTGCGGCTCCGGCGCCGTGGAGTTCATCCTTGCGGCGCTGGGTGGCTTCGAGTGGTCGCTCGCCAACCAGCCGCGCTACCACATCCGCGTCATCTCCAACTCCTGGGGCGGCACGGGCGCGTTCGACCCGGCCGACCCCATCAACATAGCCACCAAGACCGCGCACGACCGCAACATCACCGTCGTCTTCGCTGCCGGCAACAACGGCCCCGCGCCCGACACGATGAACCCCTACGCCAAGGCGCCATGGGTCATCGGCGTCGCCGCCGGCACCAAGGAGGGCGGGCTTGCGAGCTTCTCGTCGCGCGGCGTGCCAAAGGATCAGCGTCTGGCGAACTCCGATCCGAACGACGACTTCAACGCGCCCACGGTCACCGCGCCCGGCACCGGGCGTGAGTTCGCGACCGATGCCGGCAAGTTCACCGCCGCCATCGTTTCCACTCGCTCCTCGAGCAACGTCGTCGCCAACGGCCTGACCAGCGACACCGAGATTCCCCCGGCCTACCTGCCCTTCTACACCCAGATCTCCGGCACCTCGATGGCCACGCCGCACATCGCGGGCGTGGTCGCCCTGATGCTAAACGCCAACCCGCTGCTCACCCCCGACCAAGTGAAGCAGATCCTGGTCGACACCGCCACGGCCATGCCGGGTTATGCCGAGTGGGAAGTCGGCGCGGGCTACGTCAACGCCTGGGCTGCCGTCGACAACGCCTTTAACCTGTCCAAACCCTATGCCTCGCTTGCCCGCACCAGCTACAATGCCCAGGTCACCACGACCAAGGCGCCCACCGAGACCTTCACCATCGCCTACAGCCCGACAGCCACGCCCGGACCCGACAGCTCCAACGCCCGCCACTTCACCATCTCCTCCGGCACGGACCTGCTCGAGGTCGCCATCCAATACGGCAACACCGACCTCACGCTCTTCGGCAACATCCTGATCCTGCGGCTCTACAGTCCGGACGGCCACACCTACTCCAACGCCGGCAGCGTGCTCTTCGTCACCGACACGCCGCGCCGCTACGTGCGCGTGGTCAGCCCGCCCCCGGGCGACTGGGTGGTCGAGGTGCGCGGCGCCCGCGGCCTCGCCGCCGTCCCACAAGCCACTTCGCCGGTGGCGCTCGCGCTGCCCGATCAGGTCAACACCTTCATCGACCGCACGACCTTCAACCTCCCGCCCGTATCCGACATCGCCGGCACTCCTTACGAGAGCGAAATCATCCATGCGCTGAAGCACCGCTATCTCGACACTTTCGGCGACAACACTTTCCGCCCGTGGTGGACCGTGACGCGCGCCGATTTCGCCGATGCCATGACGATCAACACGCCGCTCCGCCAGGCCGTCAACGGCGCGACGTTCCCCGACGCAACGGGCTCGCTGCAGCCGCTTGCGGCGGCAATCACCGCACAAGGCGCCACGCTGCGGCATTTCGACTACCGCGTGGACGGCCTGCTCGCACCCGTGAACGGCTCATTCCTGCCGAACAACACCATCACCCGCCTCGAACTTGCCGTCGCGCTCGTCCGCGCTCTCGGCCAGGATGCGCAGGCCCGGGCGCTCGCCGGCACCGCCGTGACCGCGACCGATGCCAACGGCAACAGCTTCGTCGTCGCCGACCTGGCCGACATCCCGGCTGACCAGCGCGGCTACGCCCAGATCGCGTTGAACAAGGGTTTCCTCACGGCCGTGTTCCTGAATCCGGGCACGGTCCAGTTCCGGCCCAGCGACACCCTTAGTCGCGGGGAACTAGCCGCCGCACTGAACAGCTTCCGCGACAGCTTCTCCCTTGAATAG
- the truA gene encoding tRNA pseudouridine(38-40) synthase TruA has product MVKNHKPSRWKCVCAYDGGPFNGWQSQEGGNTIQDLIEKQLKKIFGRQIRIEGSGRTDSGVHAHAQVFHFDAAWRHGAGKLRLALQTGLPRSIQLKTLRAVSAKFHARFNAKGKIYRYHLHLGAADPFETAYCWSLNRELDWPAVQAAAKVLRGKHDFWAFSGENDRTYETTVRDLRRLDVNRKGPRITFTFEADGFIYKMARSLTGALVNVGLGKLTPSDLAGLIKSRRRIPTVVTAPPQGLFLVKVIY; this is encoded by the coding sequence GTGGTTAAAAATCATAAACCCTCCCGCTGGAAATGCGTCTGCGCCTACGACGGCGGGCCGTTCAACGGCTGGCAGAGCCAGGAGGGCGGCAACACGATCCAAGACCTGATCGAGAAGCAGCTGAAGAAGATCTTCGGCCGACAGATCCGCATCGAGGGCAGCGGCCGCACCGACTCGGGCGTCCATGCCCATGCCCAGGTGTTTCATTTCGACGCGGCGTGGAGGCACGGCGCCGGCAAGCTGCGGCTGGCGCTGCAGACCGGCCTGCCGCGCAGCATCCAGCTGAAAACCCTGCGCGCGGTCTCGGCGAAATTTCACGCCCGCTTCAACGCCAAGGGGAAGATCTACCGCTATCACCTCCACCTTGGCGCGGCGGACCCGTTCGAGACGGCCTATTGCTGGTCGCTCAACCGCGAGCTCGACTGGCCGGCGGTGCAGGCCGCGGCCAAGGTGCTACGCGGGAAGCACGACTTCTGGGCCTTCTCCGGCGAGAACGACCGGACCTACGAGACGACCGTCCGCGACCTGCGCCGGCTGGATGTGAACCGCAAGGGCCCGCGCATCACCTTCACGTTCGAGGCCGACGGCTTCATCTACAAGATGGCGCGCAGCCTGACCGGCGCGCTCGTCAATGTCGGCCTCGGCAAGCTCACGCCGTCGGACCTGGCGGGCCTGATCAAGAGCCGGCGGCGCATCCCGACGGTGGTGACGGCGCCGCCGCAGGGCCTGTTTTTAGTCAAAGTGATTTACTGA
- a CDS encoding FtsX-like permease family protein produces MNTIKIASRSILRNVRRSLMTVLAISVGASSMVVFGEFVFRVFAQLETRGVISGGHIAVYRSGYFDYGTGNPAAYGIRDYQSLLDLIANDPVLKPKINVATPTINLFGIAANFESEASKTFFGRGVVAADYNQMQQWDEHDLKDFVVDSNINLEDSAHGNVGVGLARILKLTKALKLDSGPPPLGTEEQARSGHTDAKRDFASLEERGKDGSSASGSPTAARLDLLAATSAGAPNVVNFFVDKAISQGMKEVDDSFVLMNFELSQQLLFGRGEKQAVGIVLQLHHTRDIPAVRARLNQLFKEKKLDLEVRDLKELQPFYKQAVGMFSAIFMFVAVIMIVIVLFTVVNTMSMSVMERTQEIGTLRALGLGRTGVLAQFVLEGALLGLIGTIVGLLIGFAISQIVNRAGLTWQPPGSAFPVPLKLMTNGAITLFLGVGLGLSAIATLAALIPARNAARMKVVDALGHV; encoded by the coding sequence ATGAACACCATCAAGATTGCTTCCAGGAGCATCCTGCGAAATGTCCGGCGCAGCCTCATGACCGTGCTCGCCATCTCGGTGGGCGCAAGTTCGATGGTCGTCTTCGGCGAATTCGTTTTCCGGGTCTTTGCACAACTTGAGACCCGCGGGGTGATCTCGGGCGGCCACATTGCGGTCTACCGCAGCGGCTACTTCGACTACGGAACGGGCAATCCCGCGGCTTACGGGATCCGTGACTACCAATCGCTCCTCGACTTGATCGCCAACGACCCGGTGTTGAAGCCCAAGATCAATGTTGCGACTCCTACCATCAATCTCTTTGGGATCGCCGCCAACTTCGAATCGGAAGCGTCCAAGACGTTTTTCGGCCGCGGCGTGGTGGCGGCCGACTACAACCAGATGCAGCAATGGGATGAGCACGACCTGAAGGATTTCGTCGTCGATTCGAACATCAACCTGGAGGATTCGGCCCACGGAAATGTCGGGGTGGGTCTCGCCAGAATCCTGAAGCTCACAAAGGCGCTGAAACTCGATTCCGGCCCGCCGCCATTGGGCACGGAGGAGCAAGCGCGCAGCGGGCACACGGATGCAAAGCGGGACTTCGCCAGCCTGGAGGAGCGCGGGAAGGACGGCTCAAGTGCCAGCGGGAGCCCGACCGCGGCGCGGCTCGACCTGCTGGCGGCAACGTCCGCCGGCGCTCCGAACGTGGTGAACTTCTTTGTCGACAAGGCCATCTCGCAGGGAATGAAGGAGGTGGACGATTCGTTCGTGCTCATGAACTTCGAGCTGTCCCAGCAGCTTCTTTTTGGCCGCGGGGAAAAGCAGGCGGTGGGCATCGTATTGCAGCTTCACCATACGCGCGACATACCGGCCGTCCGCGCGCGACTGAATCAGCTCTTCAAGGAGAAGAAGCTGGATCTGGAGGTCAGGGACCTCAAAGAGCTCCAGCCGTTCTACAAACAGGCCGTCGGTATGTTTTCGGCGATCTTCATGTTTGTGGCGGTCATCATGATTGTGATCGTGCTCTTTACCGTCGTGAACACGATGAGCATGAGTGTCATGGAGCGGACCCAGGAGATCGGGACCCTGCGGGCTCTCGGCCTCGGCAGAACGGGAGTGCTGGCGCAATTCGTCCTGGAGGGTGCACTGCTGGGACTCATCGGCACGATTGTCGGACTGCTGATCGGGTTCGCGATCAGCCAAATCGTCAACCGCGCCGGCCTGACCTGGCAGCCTCCGGGATCGGCCTTTCCGGTGCCGCTCAAGCTCATGACCAATGGAGCCATAACCCTGTTCCTGGGCGTCGGGCTCGGGCTGTCCGCGATCGCGACCCTGGCGGCCTTGATCCCGGCGCGGAATGCGGCGCGCATGAAAGTCGTGGATGCCTTGGGACACGTATGA
- a CDS encoding rhodanese-like domain-containing protein, whose amino-acid sequence MDIPLETDVATAAQKLGDGALLLDVREPFEVQICAVTGSRHIPMRQIPENVSSLPRDQPILVICHHGGRSLRVTQFLRANGFAQVTNVAGGIDAWAEQIDPGLARY is encoded by the coding sequence ATGGACATCCCGCTCGAAACCGACGTCGCCACTGCCGCCCAAAAGCTGGGCGACGGAGCTCTGCTTCTCGACGTCCGCGAGCCGTTTGAGGTCCAGATCTGCGCCGTGACCGGCAGCCGGCACATCCCGATGCGGCAGATCCCGGAAAACGTTTCCTCCCTGCCCCGCGACCAGCCCATCCTGGTGATTTGCCATCATGGCGGCCGCAGCCTGCGGGTCACCCAGTTCCTGCGGGCCAACGGCTTCGCGCAGGTCACCAACGTCGCGGGCGGCATCGACGCCTGGGCCGAGCAAATCGACCCGGGTTTGGCGCGGTATTGA
- the ruvX gene encoding Holliday junction resolvase RuvX yields MFRLTMRCLGIDYGTKRVGLAHGDDIGVATPLPALTDADEAARWTKLGEVIKQRRITDLVLGYPYNMDGSVGFKAKEVDAFAAKLKTAFGLPVHLVDETLTSDAAESSIAKKDRRGVRDSGLIDSRAACLILQDYLDQKFPPTLTGQDT; encoded by the coding sequence TTGTTCCGCCTGACCATGCGCTGCCTGGGCATCGATTACGGCACGAAGCGCGTCGGCCTGGCCCACGGGGACGACATCGGGGTCGCCACGCCGCTGCCCGCCCTGACCGACGCCGACGAGGCCGCCCGCTGGACCAAGCTCGGCGAGGTGATCAAGCAGCGCCGCATCACCGACCTCGTGCTCGGCTATCCTTACAACATGGACGGCTCCGTCGGTTTCAAGGCGAAGGAAGTCGACGCGTTCGCGGCGAAACTGAAGACGGCTTTCGGGCTCCCCGTGCACCTGGTGGACGAGACGCTCACGAGCGACGCGGCGGAATCTTCCATCGCGAAGAAGGACCGGCGCGGCGTGCGCGACTCGGGGCTGATCGACTCGCGCGCCGCGTGCCTGATCCTGCAGGACTATCTCGATCAAAAGTTCCCACCGACTTTAACGGGCCAAGATACATAA